Proteins encoded by one window of Cellvibrio sp. KY-GH-1:
- a CDS encoding energy transducer TonB → MTKSIAHPPFENSYYPHSNPLLRALGVSPLAIVVTLLLLYAMQQLIHMDAPTVEEKPIQKIPPINMNIPTEISVRHEEPPIRPVVIEQPPKVSVIPPIDVEIDPGMPGMGGPIATEKTPIKGIAAVGQMTPFIRIPPQYPQTALSKGIEGYVDVMFDVTELGTTDNIRIIAYEPSSVFNNAVLKAIKNWKYKPNVVDGVPVRTPDVRDRVRFNMDKQ, encoded by the coding sequence ATGACTAAATCTATTGCTCACCCACCTTTTGAAAATAGTTACTACCCGCATTCAAACCCGCTCTTACGTGCGCTTGGCGTATCCCCATTAGCGATAGTGGTTACCTTGCTGTTGCTCTACGCAATGCAACAGCTAATTCATATGGATGCACCTACGGTTGAGGAGAAACCAATACAAAAAATTCCCCCAATTAATATGAATATACCAACAGAAATTAGTGTGCGTCATGAGGAGCCACCAATTCGTCCGGTCGTTATTGAACAGCCTCCCAAGGTATCGGTGATCCCGCCAATCGATGTGGAAATCGACCCGGGCATGCCGGGTATGGGTGGGCCAATTGCTACTGAAAAAACCCCTATAAAAGGCATTGCCGCAGTAGGTCAAATGACTCCTTTTATAAGGATTCCGCCGCAATATCCACAAACGGCATTGAGCAAGGGCATTGAAGGTTATGTGGATGTAATGTTTGATGTAACTGAACTGGGCACCACCGATAACATTCGTATTATTGCCTATGAGCCTTCCAGTGTTTTTAATAATGCTGTGCTCAAAGCAATTAAAAATTGGAAATACAAACCCAATGTGGTGGATGGTGTTCCGGTGAGGACGCCGGATGTGCGTGATCGCGTGCGCTTTAATATGGATAAGCAGTGA
- a CDS encoding class I SAM-dependent methyltransferase, with the protein MNDAIAILSNNASTSAQAEALAQLLQVPLLRDQSPEIITEYNFVVLFDTANIVLQQTGRKAPGPILAEFTEGAVDHRRKFGGGKGQMIAKAVGVKAGCFPNVLDATAGLGKDSFVLASLGCVVTMLERSPIVQALLGDGLKRAAHFAQDQDTELYALLQKMTLVTQDSREYLTGLTEENFPDVIYLDPMFPERQKSADVKKEMAAFHSIVGVDEDADALLPLALTRVNYRVVVKRPRKAPFLNGQTPSYQLEGKSSRYDIYTIKKLPDQLRA; encoded by the coding sequence ATGAACGACGCAATTGCTATTTTATCTAACAACGCTTCCACATCAGCCCAAGCCGAGGCACTTGCGCAGCTCCTGCAAGTGCCGTTATTGCGCGATCAGTCGCCTGAAATTATTACTGAGTATAATTTCGTAGTGCTATTTGATACAGCGAATATTGTGTTGCAGCAAACCGGACGCAAGGCGCCAGGGCCGATATTGGCAGAGTTTACCGAAGGGGCCGTAGACCACCGGCGTAAATTTGGTGGCGGCAAGGGGCAAATGATCGCGAAAGCGGTGGGCGTTAAAGCGGGTTGTTTTCCAAACGTGTTAGACGCAACAGCAGGTTTGGGTAAAGATAGTTTTGTGTTGGCTAGCCTTGGTTGTGTGGTGACCATGTTGGAGCGTTCGCCAATTGTGCAAGCGTTGTTGGGTGATGGTTTAAAACGCGCAGCACATTTTGCACAAGATCAAGATACAGAATTATATGCACTGCTGCAAAAAATGACGCTAGTAACGCAAGACAGTCGTGAATATTTAACTGGGCTTACGGAAGAAAATTTTCCCGATGTAATTTATCTCGATCCCATGTTCCCCGAGCGACAAAAAAGTGCCGATGTAAAAAAGGAGATGGCAGCATTTCATTCGATAGTTGGTGTGGATGAGGACGCAGACGCCCTCTTGCCGCTCGCATTAACACGCGTTAATTATCGCGTCGTAGTCAAACGCCCGCGCAAAGCGCCATTTTTGAATGGCCAGACACCTTCCTATCAATTGGAAGGAAAATCCAGTCGTTACGATATCTACACCATCAAAAAATTACCGGATCAATTGCGTGCCTGA
- a CDS encoding sugar MFS transporter has protein sequence MFTMFAMTTDAVGVIIPVIIKEFGLSLTQASAFHYAPMIAIALSGIALGFLADRIGRKYTILLGLSLFALACFLFALGKQFEFFVTLLLVSGCAIGIFKTGALALIGDISHSTQEHTRTMNTVEGFFGVGAIIGPALVAYLLAEGISWTYLYLVAGGICVLLMLIASRVRYPHTRPPSDAEKIDLSRTLTMLRNPFALGFSALIALYVASEVAIYVWMPTFLQDYQGDWTGLAAYALTIFFVLRASGRFLGAWILLRFEWSTIMVLFSSCIFLCFLGSAIGGPTIAVFLLPLSGIFMSMIYPTLNSKGISCFDKHEHGAVAGVILFFTAVAAALGPLLMGLIGDLLGHVKYGFYLATGFSGCLCLALIYNWRKKPAELQLNR, from the coding sequence ATGTTCACTATGTTCGCCATGACTACCGACGCCGTTGGCGTCATTATTCCGGTGATCATCAAGGAATTCGGACTCAGCCTCACACAAGCCAGCGCATTCCATTACGCCCCCATGATCGCCATCGCCCTGAGCGGGATTGCCTTGGGTTTTTTGGCGGACAGGATTGGACGCAAATACACCATCCTGCTTGGCCTTAGTCTGTTTGCCCTCGCCTGCTTCTTGTTCGCCTTGGGTAAACAATTTGAATTTTTCGTCACGCTACTGCTGGTGTCCGGGTGTGCTATAGGTATTTTTAAAACCGGAGCATTGGCACTGATCGGCGACATAAGCCATTCCACGCAGGAACACACCCGCACTATGAATACCGTGGAGGGTTTTTTTGGTGTAGGCGCGATTATTGGGCCCGCGCTGGTAGCCTACTTGCTGGCAGAAGGCATATCCTGGACCTACTTGTATTTAGTAGCGGGAGGAATTTGCGTACTACTGATGCTAATCGCCAGCCGCGTGCGCTACCCCCACACGCGCCCGCCGAGTGATGCGGAAAAAATTGATTTGTCACGCACACTAACAATGTTGCGTAACCCATTCGCGCTGGGTTTCTCTGCACTAATCGCACTTTATGTGGCAAGCGAGGTCGCCATCTATGTATGGATGCCTACATTTCTACAAGACTATCAAGGCGATTGGACAGGACTAGCGGCTTACGCACTCACCATCTTTTTTGTACTGCGAGCCAGCGGGCGCTTTTTGGGGGCCTGGATTTTGTTGCGGTTTGAATGGAGTACAATAATGGTCCTATTTAGCAGCTGCATTTTTCTGTGTTTTTTGGGAAGCGCAATCGGCGGCCCAACCATCGCGGTTTTTTTATTGCCCTTGTCCGGCATTTTTATGTCGATGATTTACCCCACGCTAAATTCCAAAGGTATTAGTTGCTTCGACAAGCATGAACACGGCGCCGTTGCCGGTGTGATTTTATTTTTTACGGCAGTAGCTGCTGCACTAGGGCCATTGCTGATGGGCCTTATTGGCGATTTACTCGGTCATGTAAAGTACGGTTTTTATCTCGCCACCGGATTCTCGGGTTGCCTTTGTCTTGCACTCATTTATAACTGGCGGAAAAAGCCGGCCGAATTGCAACTCAATCGATAA